One Natrinema halophilum genomic window carries:
- a CDS encoding tryptophan--tRNA ligase, translated as MTGDDPLEESESGEPTTGEPLADGGAAGADDVALDPWGSSSVSDYRKLFEEFGIEEFDEVLEEVPNPHYLMRRGVIFGHRDYRPVAQALQNDEPAAVLSGFMPTGDPHIGHKLVFDEIIWHQQQGADAYGLIADLEANSARGMSWKEIDEHARDYLLSLLALGFDLEDGTLYRQSTNRELQDLAFELGAEANFSELQAIYGFDGETDVSHMQSVVTQMADILYPQLEEPKPTVIPVGPDQDPHVRLARDLAERMRFFKVSEAYASFELDLDERDLVAEFYEELDSADFDDDSLRCVHVAEALEGTPLSELDADAETLRSVLAKLNEAGMEPVRPRIRFFDRRATDEAFEALIDAIEGEKRVYEGHVDAFEINRDEAEELAREIEVDTGGYGFQPPSSIYHRFMTGLTGGKMSSSIPASHISLLDDPEDGYDKVKAATTGGRETAEEQREKGGRADECPVYELYAYLLAGDDDEFAKRVYDECVGGERLCGDCKEQAAQLMREFLAEHQEKRDEVEDLLEAADIELESPRRR; from the coding sequence ATGACCGGAGACGATCCACTCGAGGAGTCCGAGTCAGGGGAACCGACGACCGGGGAACCGCTCGCGGATGGTGGCGCTGCTGGAGCCGACGACGTCGCGCTGGACCCCTGGGGATCCTCGAGCGTCTCCGATTACCGGAAGCTGTTCGAGGAATTCGGCATCGAGGAGTTCGACGAGGTCCTCGAAGAGGTCCCGAATCCCCACTACCTGATGCGCCGAGGGGTCATCTTCGGGCACAGGGACTATCGCCCGGTCGCGCAGGCGTTGCAAAACGACGAGCCCGCAGCGGTCCTCTCCGGGTTCATGCCGACCGGCGACCCTCACATCGGTCACAAGCTGGTCTTCGACGAGATCATTTGGCACCAGCAACAGGGTGCCGACGCCTACGGGCTGATCGCCGATCTCGAAGCCAACTCGGCTCGCGGCATGAGCTGGAAGGAGATCGACGAACACGCGCGTGACTACTTGCTCTCGTTGCTCGCGCTCGGCTTCGACCTCGAAGACGGAACGCTCTACCGTCAGTCGACGAACCGCGAACTACAGGATCTGGCCTTCGAACTCGGCGCAGAAGCGAACTTCTCCGAGCTGCAGGCGATCTACGGCTTCGACGGCGAAACTGACGTCTCACACATGCAGTCGGTCGTCACCCAGATGGCCGACATTCTTTACCCGCAACTCGAGGAGCCAAAGCCGACCGTGATCCCCGTCGGACCGGACCAGGACCCCCACGTCCGGCTGGCCCGTGATCTCGCCGAACGGATGCGGTTCTTCAAGGTGTCTGAAGCCTACGCCAGCTTCGAACTCGATCTCGACGAGCGCGACCTGGTCGCGGAGTTCTACGAAGAGCTCGATTCCGCCGACTTCGACGACGATAGCCTTCGGTGCGTCCACGTCGCGGAGGCGCTCGAAGGGACCCCCCTCTCGGAACTCGACGCCGACGCCGAGACGCTACGTTCAGTCCTGGCGAAATTAAACGAAGCCGGCATGGAACCGGTCCGACCGCGCATCCGATTCTTCGATCGGCGGGCGACCGACGAGGCGTTCGAGGCGCTGATCGACGCCATCGAGGGCGAAAAGCGGGTTTACGAGGGACACGTCGACGCGTTCGAGATCAACCGCGACGAAGCCGAGGAACTCGCCCGCGAGATCGAAGTCGACACCGGCGGCTACGGTTTTCAGCCGCCGTCTTCGATCTATCACCGATTCATGACCGGGCTCACCGGCGGCAAGATGTCCTCCTCGATCCCGGCCAGTCACATCTCGCTACTGGACGACCCCGAGGACGGCTACGACAAGGTAAAGGCAGCGACGACCGGCGGCCGCGAGACCGCAGAAGAACAGCGCGAGAAGGGGGGCCGAGCCGACGAGTGTCCAGTCTACGAACTCTACGCCTACCTGCTGGCCGGTGACGACGACGAATTCGCCAAACGCGTCTACGACGAATGCGTCGGCGGCGAGCGCCTGTGTGGTGACTGCAAGGAGCAGGCTGCCCAGCTCATGCGGGAGTTCCTGGCGGAGCACCAGGAAAAACGCGACGAAGTCGAAGACCTGCTCGAGGCTGCCGACATCGAACTCGAATCGCCGCGGCGTCGTTGA
- a CDS encoding methylated-DNA--[protein]-cysteine S-methyltransferase, whose product MRIRVFGHEREIDGSRIDATPTTIREQVQEYEAGERDAFDLEIEFPDDFTGSVMRTMTEIPAGETRTYGAVASKLETAPIAVGQACGRNPIPVIVPCHRIVGVDSLVGYTGGLDLKRQLLEHEGAAIPDES is encoded by the coding sequence ATGCGCATTCGGGTATTCGGGCACGAGCGGGAGATCGACGGGTCGCGGATCGACGCGACGCCGACAACGATCCGTGAGCAGGTGCAGGAATACGAGGCCGGTGAGCGTGACGCGTTCGACCTCGAAATCGAGTTCCCCGATGACTTCACCGGCTCCGTCATGCGAACGATGACGGAGATCCCAGCCGGCGAAACGCGAACGTACGGGGCGGTTGCGTCGAAACTCGAGACCGCACCGATCGCGGTCGGGCAGGCCTGCGGTCGCAACCCGATTCCCGTGATCGTCCCCTGTCACCGAATCGTGGGCGTGGACTCGCTCGTCGGCTACACGGGTGGACTGGACCTCAAACGGCAGTTGCTCGAGCACGAAGGTGCGGCGATTCCGGACGAGTCGTAG
- a CDS encoding OsmC family protein, with amino-acid sequence MTPDEQRQPPAERTGEIEHGVDAGEHLEFIEWVEANPDEAKLEFRASGVTEDVANRTAATIGEWALGGEEMGMDREHTLEFGLPPELEDAMGYQEPTDRYEAVEGTLAGLTACINGTVVFNAIRDGIEIDDVTTTVRAPIDLRMLFGIHDVDRAHEMYGELEIDVEVAGDLTEAEKGAVREYYNRSPVYNLVTMEHPNRPKVDFSTPA; translated from the coding sequence ATGACACCAGACGAGCAACGGCAACCCCCAGCGGAACGAACCGGTGAGATCGAACACGGCGTCGACGCCGGTGAACACCTCGAGTTCATCGAGTGGGTCGAAGCCAATCCCGACGAAGCCAAACTCGAATTTCGCGCATCGGGCGTCACCGAAGACGTCGCAAATCGGACTGCCGCCACGATCGGCGAATGGGCTCTCGGGGGCGAGGAGATGGGAATGGATCGCGAACACACTCTCGAGTTCGGCCTGCCGCCGGAACTCGAAGACGCGATGGGATATCAGGAACCGACAGACCGCTACGAAGCGGTCGAAGGCACATTGGCCGGACTCACGGCGTGTATCAACGGGACCGTCGTCTTCAACGCGATTCGGGACGGGATCGAAATAGACGACGTGACGACGACCGTGCGCGCCCCGATCGATCTCCGGATGCTCTTTGGCATCCACGACGTCGACAGGGCCCACGAGATGTACGGTGAACTCGAGATCGACGTCGAGGTTGCGGGCGATCTCACAGAGGCGGAGAAAGGGGCGGTTCGCGAGTACTACAATCGCTCCCCCGTTTACAATCTCGTGACGATGGAACACCCCAACAGACCGAAGGTCGATTTCAGCACACCCGCCTGA
- a CDS encoding molybdopterin-dependent oxidoreductase — protein MTTTLSRVTNEVVTLRVLEATFAAVAATAGSFAYAGLSPAFVGEPAARVVTRAMPAVIVNAALDALGPLAQPTSFALALALVVAVLTVLVFATLQLEAAVDIQYLAVALTGGVVWVLAVVATGAPVAAVAASAPAAGVVGIVEVLAANDPLSVRRDRTVDRSRRATLQAGLATLSFAGLGYVVGRRRTPDSSVQYLDGGTGPPTAEQKLLTRARNGAFDLPDAPGLISEIGGFYTVDINSIDPVVDRDDWSLSITGAVSSETELEYKDLRDRDATRFYSTLRCVGEYLNDREMDTAVWTGVPVADLLDEADADDAAEYAVVRAVDDYWNTVTREALERSYIVYGMNGRVLPREHGHPVRMLVPGNWGEVNVKWISEIELTDEDRSGYWEERGWDGTGEVETVAKIWSVDRTEDGTITVGGHAYAGLQGVRAVEVSTDGGTTWTDAELSAPLEGEPHDVWRQWRHTFEPTGDSHDVVARAIDGTGTVQTESPSGPKPDGPTGWASVTVER, from the coding sequence ATGACTACCACGCTATCTCGTGTGACGAACGAAGTCGTCACACTGCGCGTACTCGAGGCGACCTTCGCGGCCGTCGCCGCGACAGCCGGTTCGTTCGCCTACGCTGGACTCAGTCCGGCGTTCGTCGGCGAACCTGCGGCCAGGGTCGTCACGAGAGCTATGCCGGCCGTGATCGTCAACGCGGCCCTCGACGCGCTCGGTCCGCTCGCACAGCCCACGAGTTTCGCACTCGCGCTGGCACTCGTCGTCGCCGTCCTGACCGTCCTCGTCTTCGCGACTCTTCAACTCGAGGCCGCAGTCGACATCCAGTACCTCGCGGTGGCGCTTACGGGCGGCGTCGTCTGGGTGCTCGCCGTCGTCGCCACCGGTGCGCCGGTGGCCGCAGTCGCTGCCAGCGCACCCGCTGCGGGGGTCGTCGGGATCGTCGAAGTCCTCGCAGCGAACGACCCGCTATCCGTCCGCAGGGATCGGACCGTCGACCGATCCAGACGAGCCACGCTTCAGGCCGGCCTGGCGACTCTCTCGTTTGCCGGCCTCGGTTACGTCGTCGGCCGACGTCGCACGCCCGATTCGAGCGTTCAATACCTCGATGGAGGAACAGGACCGCCGACCGCCGAACAGAAACTGTTGACTCGGGCGCGAAACGGCGCATTCGACCTCCCCGACGCACCGGGTCTGATCAGCGAAATCGGCGGCTTCTACACGGTCGACATCAACTCGATCGATCCGGTCGTGGATCGAGACGACTGGTCGCTGTCGATCACCGGCGCGGTCAGCTCCGAGACGGAACTCGAGTACAAAGACCTCCGTGATCGCGACGCGACCCGGTTCTATAGCACGCTTCGCTGCGTCGGTGAGTACCTGAACGACCGCGAGATGGACACCGCCGTCTGGACCGGGGTACCCGTCGCCGACCTGCTCGACGAGGCCGACGCCGACGACGCGGCGGAATACGCCGTGGTCCGGGCCGTCGACGACTACTGGAACACGGTCACCCGTGAAGCCCTCGAGCGATCGTACATCGTTTACGGGATGAACGGCCGCGTTCTGCCACGCGAACACGGCCACCCGGTTCGCATGCTCGTCCCGGGCAACTGGGGTGAAGTGAACGTCAAGTGGATCAGCGAGATCGAACTCACCGACGAGGATCGAAGCGGCTACTGGGAGGAACGCGGCTGGGACGGAACGGGCGAGGTCGAGACCGTCGCAAAGATCTGGTCGGTCGATCGCACTGAAGACGGTACGATCACCGTCGGTGGTCACGCCTACGCGGGGCTTCAGGGCGTCCGGGCGGTCGAGGTTTCGACTGACGGCGGAACCACCTGGACCGACGCCGAACTCTCCGCACCGCTCGAGGGGGAACCTCACGACGTCTGGCGACAGTGGCGCCATACGTTCGAGCCGACCGGCGACAGTCACGACGTCGTCGCCCGGGCGATCGACGGGACCGGAACGGTTCAGACCGAATCCCCGTCGGGACCGAAACCCGACGGACCGACCGGGTGGGCCTCGGTGACGGTCGAACGATAA
- a CDS encoding ornithine cyclodeaminase family protein, with the protein MTGFPVLTDGDVYSQFEYEQVVDAMRDALAQRAAGALEAPPRWHVDAGEGELVFTAGAATGPTNAAGFRVYETHPESGDDHTELVAVFDATTGAFEGLIVGHAVGGLRTGGIGGVAIDCLAREDGTTLGVLGSGFQARAQVGAACAARDFEAVLVYSPTAESREAFAETADGEVSPPVCAVDDPESVVREADTLVCATDSDEPVFDPDWLASGTHVTTIGPRFTDAHELPLDVVDRADVIATDSVIQVDAFDRPYIASGANRERMVELADVLAEPELGRRREDAITLFCSVGLAGTEVVLGAAFLERFS; encoded by the coding sequence ATGACCGGGTTTCCCGTTCTGACGGACGGCGACGTCTACTCCCAGTTCGAGTACGAACAGGTCGTCGACGCCATGCGCGATGCGCTCGCGCAGCGAGCAGCAGGGGCCCTCGAGGCCCCGCCGCGCTGGCACGTCGATGCGGGCGAGGGGGAGCTGGTGTTCACCGCGGGAGCCGCTACCGGACCGACCAACGCGGCCGGGTTTCGGGTTTACGAAACCCATCCCGAGTCCGGCGACGATCATACGGAACTGGTGGCCGTCTTCGACGCGACGACCGGCGCGTTCGAGGGGCTGATCGTGGGCCACGCGGTCGGCGGGCTCAGAACGGGCGGCATCGGCGGCGTCGCCATCGATTGCCTCGCTCGCGAGGACGGCACGACGCTTGGCGTGCTCGGATCGGGGTTCCAGGCTCGAGCGCAGGTCGGCGCGGCGTGTGCGGCCCGCGACTTCGAAGCGGTACTGGTCTACAGTCCGACGGCCGAGAGCCGCGAGGCATTCGCCGAAACGGCGGACGGTGAGGTCTCGCCACCTGTCTGCGCAGTCGATGATCCCGAATCAGTCGTCCGCGAGGCCGACACCCTCGTCTGTGCGACCGACAGCGACGAACCCGTTTTCGACCCCGACTGGCTCGCATCCGGTACCCACGTCACGACGATCGGCCCGCGCTTTACGGATGCCCATGAACTTCCGCTCGACGTCGTCGACCGCGCCGACGTCATCGCGACCGATTCGGTGATACAGGTCGACGCGTTCGATAGGCCGTACATCGCTTCGGGCGCGAATCGCGAGCGGATGGTCGAACTCGCGGACGTCCTCGCCGAACCCGAACTCGGTCGCCGGCGTGAGGACGCGATCACGCTCTTCTGCTCGGTCGGGTTGGCCGGGACGGAGGTCGTTCTGGGGGCGGCGTTTCTTGAGCGATTCTCGTAG
- a CDS encoding DUF7345 domain-containing protein → MNGRVGVTVVIVAILLTGTVPFVTGVGATEVSQSQSNPFTLQEDRIDADEVRMDVRLRANGTAEWTLEFWVRLDDNESTTAFESLRDDIREDPENHTRTFAERMTETVDVASNATGREMTADEFDVSTERQSFARSYGVVRYTFDWHGFAAVEGDELRAGDAIEGIYLDDGTRLLIEWPNEYERASVTPDPDEERDEAVIWRGGETDFISGEPRVVVTAAGAGPSTAIIAGIAVGVLGFGAALAWWYRTRTRTADQPIGGTGDSVPESDSGPASGSGTDSGPASGSGTDSGPASGSGTDSGPASGSDVATATATADDSRTSGSPDMELLSNEEQVLRLLRNHDGRMKQQAVVEELGWTDAKTSKVVSGLREEEKLESFRLGRENVLSLPERDEAGPKTKAATDNDGDETE, encoded by the coding sequence ATGAACGGTCGCGTCGGGGTAACGGTCGTGATCGTCGCGATACTTCTTACAGGGACTGTACCGTTCGTTACCGGGGTAGGGGCGACGGAGGTGAGTCAGTCGCAGTCGAACCCGTTTACGCTCCAAGAGGATCGAATCGACGCGGACGAGGTTCGCATGGACGTTCGGCTTCGAGCTAACGGGACCGCCGAGTGGACGCTCGAGTTCTGGGTCCGGCTGGATGACAACGAGAGCACGACGGCGTTCGAGTCGCTGCGGGACGACATTCGAGAGGATCCCGAAAATCACACGCGGACGTTCGCCGAACGGATGACCGAGACGGTCGACGTGGCGAGCAATGCGACGGGGCGGGAAATGACCGCCGACGAGTTCGACGTAAGCACCGAGCGTCAGTCGTTCGCGCGCTCGTACGGGGTCGTCAGGTACACGTTCGACTGGCACGGGTTCGCCGCCGTCGAGGGCGACGAACTGCGCGCTGGCGACGCGATCGAAGGGATATACCTCGACGACGGAACGCGACTATTGATCGAGTGGCCGAACGAATACGAGCGAGCGTCGGTCACGCCAGATCCGGACGAGGAACGCGACGAAGCCGTGATCTGGCGCGGGGGCGAAACGGACTTTATCTCCGGGGAGCCGCGGGTCGTCGTCACCGCCGCGGGTGCCGGCCCGAGCACCGCGATCATCGCGGGAATTGCGGTCGGAGTGCTCGGATTCGGCGCCGCCCTGGCGTGGTGGTACCGTACCCGCACGCGGACTGCGGATCAGCCCATCGGCGGTACCGGAGATTCGGTACCTGAGTCCGATTCCGGTCCTGCGTCCGGTTCCGGCACCGATTCCGGTCCTGCGTCCGGTTCCGGCACCGATTCCGGTCCTGCATCCGGTTCCGGCACCGATTCCGGTCCTGCGTCCGGTTCGGACGTCGCCACGGCAACCGCGACGGCCGACGACTCGAGGACGAGCGGGTCACCGGATATGGAACTTCTTAGCAACGAAGAGCAGGTCCTTCGTCTCCTCAGAAACCACGATGGCCGGATGAAACAGCAGGCCGTCGTCGAGGAACTCGGCTGGACCGACGCGAAAACGAGCAAGGTCGTCAGCGGACTGCGGGAAGAGGAGAAACTCGAGTCGTTCCGCCTCGGTCGCGAGAACGTACTCTCGCTACCCGAGAGAGACGAGGCGGGACCGAAGACGAAGGCAGCGACCGACAACGACGGTGACGAAACGGAATGA
- a CDS encoding DUF91 domain-containing protein encodes MIDDAIRILAGDCTVITENTDREEYRGRVTTLVKPDNTVLVHDIDGYQPVAWITRADSVSSDRTGDFTLVAKKDTQTLRIAAHEQDGFAHYPASAAGTPVGVCPDCDGALVRSSGVNCVGCGDCYGVPTDATIRDEQCDCDCGLPRMRVERGLAFDVCLDRACESLDAAVSQAFDREWQCPESDCDGDLRILRRGGLIAGCERYPDCDTGFAVPTGVVGGKCGCGLPTFETASGTRCLDRTCNRALDGVLEAESETDD; translated from the coding sequence ATGATCGACGACGCAATCCGCATCCTCGCGGGTGACTGTACCGTCATCACCGAGAATACCGACCGTGAGGAGTACCGCGGCCGAGTAACGACGCTCGTCAAGCCGGACAACACCGTGCTGGTCCACGATATCGACGGCTACCAGCCGGTCGCGTGGATCACCCGTGCGGACAGCGTCTCGAGCGATCGCACGGGAGACTTCACACTCGTTGCGAAGAAAGACACCCAGACGCTGCGAATCGCAGCCCACGAGCAGGACGGGTTCGCACACTACCCGGCTTCCGCGGCCGGGACGCCCGTCGGGGTGTGTCCCGACTGCGACGGAGCGCTCGTCCGCTCGAGCGGCGTCAACTGCGTCGGTTGCGGCGACTGCTATGGCGTGCCGACGGATGCCACAATCCGAGACGAGCAGTGCGATTGCGATTGCGGTCTTCCTCGAATGCGCGTCGAACGAGGACTAGCGTTCGACGTCTGTCTCGACCGCGCCTGCGAGTCGCTCGACGCTGCGGTCAGCCAGGCCTTCGACCGCGAGTGGCAGTGCCCCGAATCGGATTGTGATGGCGATCTCCGGATTCTCCGGCGAGGGGGCCTCATCGCCGGGTGCGAACGCTACCCAGACTGCGACACTGGCTTTGCGGTTCCCACTGGCGTCGTCGGCGGGAAGTGCGGGTGCGGGCTACCGACGTTCGAGACCGCAAGCGGCACCCGGTGTCTCGACAGGACCTGCAATCGAGCGCTGGACGGAGTACTCGAGGCCGAATCCGAGACGGACGACTGA
- a CDS encoding DUF5518 domain-containing protein, whose product MGTRSGDSSSGSSVRRIAGSFLAGLVAIGVVAIAAIDSSRFVLAAVLSPAVGGAVSGFFARGRRRLGTVLGMLLGLTVMISSFALFGYWLANAPPMTGGAGLGIAALFLIVVVVGLLAILFGGLGGLLGATLRSELDRAPRTGAVEEREDTADSGRFGDSGSADVTVDSRPEAERPTVGSSDRDADDRTVGSSDRDADDRTVGSSDRDADDRTADDRRPITNVMVGSALSTVIFFVPGSPFIGGVATGYLEQAGWRRGAVLGAVSGLVATPLVLAVLVLLAVAVFFVFAGVFVDYLPWLAALLAAYFVVLSAVGGAIGGALSSPRTNG is encoded by the coding sequence ATGGGGACTCGTTCGGGCGACAGTTCGTCGGGATCGTCCGTCCGACGCATCGCGGGATCGTTTCTCGCCGGACTCGTCGCGATCGGCGTGGTGGCTATCGCGGCTATCGATTCGTCGCGGTTCGTACTGGCGGCCGTCCTGTCGCCGGCGGTCGGGGGCGCTGTCTCGGGGTTCTTCGCGCGCGGTCGACGTCGGCTCGGTACCGTCCTCGGGATGTTGCTCGGTCTGACGGTCATGATCAGTTCGTTCGCGCTATTCGGCTACTGGCTCGCAAACGCGCCGCCGATGACCGGCGGTGCCGGTCTCGGAATCGCCGCGCTGTTTCTCATCGTCGTCGTCGTCGGTCTTCTGGCGATCCTGTTCGGTGGGCTCGGGGGCCTGCTCGGCGCGACGCTCCGCAGCGAACTCGACCGAGCGCCCCGAACGGGGGCGGTCGAGGAGCGCGAGGACACCGCCGATTCCGGCCGGTTCGGCGACAGCGGATCGGCCGACGTGACGGTCGATTCTCGACCGGAAGCCGAGCGACCGACGGTCGGGAGTTCCGATCGAGACGCCGACGATCGTACGGTCGGGAGTTCCGATCGAGACGCCGACGATCGTACGGTCGGGAGTTCCGATCGAGACGCCGACGATCGTACGGCCGACGACCGGCGGCCGATCACGAACGTCATGGTCGGAAGCGCGCTTTCGACCGTGATTTTCTTCGTCCCGGGATCGCCGTTCATCGGGGGTGTGGCCACGGGATACCTCGAGCAAGCTGGGTGGCGACGCGGCGCGGTTCTCGGTGCCGTCTCCGGGCTCGTCGCGACGCCGCTCGTTCTCGCCGTACTCGTGCTTCTCGCGGTCGCCGTCTTCTTCGTGTTCGCAGGTGTGTTCGTTGATTATCTTCCGTGGCTCGCCGCCCTTCTCGCCGCCTATTTCGTCGTACTGTCGGCCGTCGGCGGTGCGATCGGTGGTGCTCTCTCTTCGCCCCGGACGAACGGTTGA
- a CDS encoding Lrp/AsnC ligand binding domain-containing protein, which yields MVYAYVLIDTAAGTSGEVCQTLRDTANVVEAHVIAGDFDVIVELTGDEPHDVLGTVTTTIRSLEGVGTTRTYVCID from the coding sequence ATGGTCTACGCATACGTACTGATCGACACTGCAGCAGGTACCTCCGGGGAGGTCTGCCAGACTCTCCGCGACACCGCGAACGTCGTCGAGGCGCACGTCATCGCGGGCGATTTCGACGTCATCGTCGAACTCACCGGGGACGAGCCCCACGACGTACTCGGGACAGTCACGACTACGATTCGGTCGCTCGAGGGCGTCGGGACGACGCGAACGTACGTCTGCATCGACTGA
- the endA gene encoding tRNA-intron lyase — protein sequence MALEGRFDDGVVRVGGDARQRYHDSRGYGYPLDGNEIALAPVEAAHLLYRGDLEAVVDVESGERLEFREFVAREPGLDFGVRFLVYADLRSRGFYLSPAAEPWIPNPPGSEADFAVFPRGKGPRDGDIAYALRIIGERTDIPASELREGVLAVVDEESEITYFKIDRRNPTGTSDTGGEMPANCEADLLADRVVIWDPPLELYERAFYGQPLEGREYDRPTLQCSLLEATYLAERGALSLEPETVRKRGREVEGERFDRRLTVYSVLRERGVVPKTGYKFGADFRTYADVESVENLGHSELLVRVHPAAYVFEPRDLALDVRLAHGVRKTMVFALVSGESDEDGGIEWWSLERLTP from the coding sequence ATGGCACTCGAGGGGCGGTTCGACGACGGCGTCGTCCGCGTCGGAGGCGACGCACGCCAGCGGTATCACGACTCGCGGGGCTACGGCTATCCGCTCGACGGGAACGAAATCGCTCTCGCGCCCGTCGAGGCGGCTCACCTGTTGTATCGAGGGGATCTCGAGGCAGTCGTCGACGTCGAGAGCGGCGAGCGACTCGAATTTCGGGAGTTCGTGGCTCGCGAACCCGGGCTCGACTTCGGCGTTCGGTTCCTCGTCTACGCAGATCTGCGGTCGCGGGGATTCTACCTCTCACCGGCCGCGGAGCCGTGGATTCCGAATCCACCCGGCAGTGAGGCGGACTTCGCCGTGTTCCCTCGGGGGAAAGGGCCGAGAGACGGCGACATTGCGTACGCGTTACGAATCATTGGCGAGCGAACCGATATTCCAGCCAGCGAACTCCGAGAGGGCGTCCTGGCGGTCGTCGACGAGGAGAGCGAAATCACCTACTTCAAGATCGACCGCCGAAATCCGACCGGAACGTCGGACACCGGCGGCGAGATGCCGGCGAACTGCGAGGCGGACCTCCTCGCCGATCGAGTGGTCATCTGGGACCCCCCACTCGAACTCTACGAAAGAGCGTTCTACGGCCAGCCCCTAGAGGGACGGGAATACGACCGGCCGACGCTACAGTGTTCCCTGCTCGAGGCGACGTACCTCGCCGAACGAGGTGCACTTTCCCTCGAGCCCGAGACGGTCCGCAAACGAGGGCGGGAGGTCGAAGGAGAGCGGTTCGATCGGCGACTGACGGTCTACAGTGTGCTGCGGGAACGGGGAGTCGTCCCCAAAACGGGATACAAGTTCGGCGCGGATTTTCGGACGTACGCCGATGTCGAATCCGTAGAAAACCTCGGTCACTCCGAGTTGCTCGTCCGCGTCCATCCGGCGGCGTACGTCTTCGAACCGCGCGATCTGGCGCTCGACGTCCGGCTCGCACACGGCGTTCGAAAGACGATGGTATTCGCGCTCGTGAGTGGTGAGTCCGACGAAGACGGGGGAATCGAGTGGTGGTCACTCGAACGGCTCACGCCGTGA